A window of the Cheilinus undulatus linkage group 21, ASM1832078v1, whole genome shotgun sequence genome harbors these coding sequences:
- the LOC121503698 gene encoding interferon-induced protein 44-like — protein MLYGPVGAGKSSFVNSADSALRGRIAGRAQTDAISGSSHTKEYKTYKIEKDDKSYYPFVFNDIMGLERNANNGVHVDDIILALKGHVKEGFTFNPFTKMSTDYYYYNSNPSLDDKVHVMVCVIPADSVSLINEKILDKFKQVRAAATELGIPQMAILTKVDQACPEVKRDINNLHKSKYLKEQVEKFSYLLGLPVNCIFLLKNYESEIDTSNEISVPILAALKQMVNYGEDYLNDH, from the exons ATGCTTTATGGTCCCGTTGGTGCCGGAAAGTCCAGTTTCGTGAACTCTGCTGACTCCGCTCTAAGAGGTCGTATTGCCGGGAGAGCTCAAACAGATGCAATCTCTGGAAGCAGCCACACCAAGGAA TACAAAACTTACAAAATTGAAAAGGACGATAAGAGCTACTACCCTTTTGTTTTCAACGACATCATGGGCCTTGAGCGAAACGCCAACAATGGAGTTCATGTGGACGACATCATACTGGCTCTAAAGGGACACGTGAAGGAAGGTTTCACG tTCAACCCGTTCACCAAGATGTCAACGGattattattactacaactCCAATCCCTCTCTGGATGACAAAGTCCACGTCATGGTCTGTGTCATTCCTGCTGACTCTGTCTCCCTGATCAATGAGAAAATTCTGGACAAGTTTAAACAAGTCAGAGCAGCTGCCACTGAACTGG GAATTCCTCAAATGGCCATTCTCACCAAAGTGGACCAGGCCTGTCCTGAGGTGAAAAGAGATATTAACAACCTACACAAGAGCAAGTACCTGAAGGAGCag GTGGAAAAATTCAGCTACTTGCTGGGATTACCAGTTAACTGCATCTTTCTACTGAAGAACTACGAATCAGAAATTGACACCAGTAATGAGATCAGTGTGCCGATCCTCGCCGCCCTCAAACAGATGGTGAACTATGGAGAAGACTACCTGAATGACCATTAA
- the LOC121503956 gene encoding interferon-induced protein 44-like has protein sequence MARSRHCGMNGVRPVEHTRSSVWPLEWVGPWTCCVMLKQSSSDRNSEVSVQLVESTWMLKSPRRSMEEDLEQIEYKTYKIEKEDQSIYSFVFNDIMGIEKNLDHGVNVDDLKLALQGHMKDNYKFNPVSPLTQNDPGYNSNPSLDDKVHVMVGVIPADSVSLLSDEVVQKLRQLRAAATELEIPQMAILTKVDQACPEVKRDINNLHKSKYLKEQVEKFSYLLGLPVNCIFLLKNYESEIDTSNEISVPILAALKQMMNYGDDYLNDH, from the exons ATGGCTAGGTCCAGGCATTGTGGAATGAATGGGGTGAGACCAGTGGAGCACACAAGATCCAGTGTGTGGCCTTTGGAGTGGGTGGGTCCTTGGACATGCTGTGTGATGCTGAAGCAGTCCAGTAGTGATAGAAATTCGGAGGTGAGTGTGCAGCTGGTGGAGTCAACGTGGATGTTGAAGTCTCCCAGGAGAAGTATGGAAGAAGACCTGGAGCAGATagag TACAAAACGTACAAAATCGAAAAGGAGGATCAGAGCATCTATTCTTTCGTTTTCAACGACATCATGGGAATTGAGAAAAACCTGGACCATGGAGTCAATGTGGACGACCTAAAACTGGCTCTGCAGGGACATATGAAGGACAATTACAAG TTCAACCCTGTCAGCCCACTGACACAGAACGATCCGGGCTACAACTCCAATCCCTCTCTGGATGACAAAGTCCACGTCATGGTCGGGGTCATTCCTGCTGACAGTGTGTCTCTGTTAAGTGATGAAGTGGTGCAGAAGTTAAGACAACTCAGAGCAGCTGCCACTGAACTGG AAATTCCCCAAATGGCCATTCTCACCAAAGTGGACCAGGCCTGTCCTGAGGTGAAAAGAGATATTAACAACCTACACAAGAGCAAGTACCTGAAGGAGCag GTGGAAAAATTCAGCTACTTGCTGGGATTACCAGTTAACTGCATCTTTCTACTGAAGAACTATGAATCAGAAATTGACACCAGTAATGAGATCAGTGTGCCGATCCTCGCCGCCCTCAAACAGATGATGAACTATGGAGACGACTACCTGAATGACCATTAA
- the LOC121503957 gene encoding interferon-induced protein 44-like: MSFSFTNRSSRESLDFLKSYKPLNREVSHLRILLYGPVGAGKSSFVNSADAALRGRVTGRADTDSTMSESSCTKEYKTYKIKKDDQSFYSFVFNDIMGIEKNLNYGVSVDDLKLALQGHMKDNYKFNPVSPLTRNDPGYNSNPSLDDKVHILVGVIPANQASLLTDDMGVH; this comes from the exons ATGTCATTCTCTTTCACAAAcaggagcagcagagaaagTCTGGACTTTCTCAAATCTTACAAACCCCTAAACAGAGAAGTCAGTCATCTCAGGATTCTGCTCTATGGTCCCGTTGGTGCTGGAAAGTCCAGTTTTGTGAACTCTGCTGACGCCGCTTTAAGAGGTCGTGTTACTGGGCGAGCTGATACAGATTCAACCATGTCTGAGAGCAGCTGCACCAAGgaa TACAAGACTTACAAAATCAAAAAAGACGATCAGAGCTTCTATTCTTTCGTTTTTAACGACATCATGGGAATTGAGAAAAACCTGAACTATGGAGTCAGTGTGGACGACCTGAAACTGGCTCTGCAGGGACATATGAAGGACAATTACAAG TTCAACCCTGTCAGCCCCCTGACACGGAACGATCCAGGCTACAACTCCAATCCCTCTTTGGATGACAAAGTCCACATCCTGGTCGGGGTCATTCCTGCTAATCAAGCGTCTCTGTTAACTGACGACATGGGGGTGCACTGA